Within the Gammaproteobacteria bacterium genome, the region GAATCGCGTCCCGAGCACTGGACCACGCTCGAAGAGCCGCTGGCGCTGGCCCGTGTACTTCGCAAACACGCCGCGAACGGACGGTGCCTATTGGTGGACTGTCTCACGCTGTGGCTCAGCAACTTGCTGTGCAACGAGGATGCGAAGCTTGCCGACCGCGAAATCGAGGCGCTGCTCGAATGCCTGCCGGCGCTGAACGGCGAGATCATCCTCGTCAGCAACGAAACCGGCCTGGGCGTGGTACCCACCGGCGAGCTGACTCGCCGCTATATCGACCAGGCCGGGCGCCTGCATCAAGCCCTCGCCACGCTCTGCGAGCGCGTGGTCTTCGTGACCGCCGGCATTCCACGAACAATCAAAGGCCCCGAATTGTGAGCGACATCAATCCTATCGCTTGGCTGCGCAACTCCGTCCGGCGCCCGGACACTTCCAGCACCGCCGCCGCCGCGGCGCGGCAGGCGCAACTGACCAAACCACCGGGTTCGCTCGGACGGCTGGAGACCCTCGCGATCCGGCTGGCGGGCCTGCAGAAGCGCGAATGCCCGGCCTTGGAACGTGTGTGGATCAGCGTCTTCGCGGCCGATCACGGTATCGCCGCCGAGTCAGTGTCCGCGTTTCCGCAATCGGTCACGGCACAGATGATCGATAACTTCGCACGGGGCGGCGCCGCCATCAGCGTGCTTGCACGCCAGCTTGGCGCGGCGCTGGAGATCGTGAACCTCGGCACGGTGGGCACACCGTCGGAGACCCAGGGCGTGCTGCATCGACCGATCGCACCGTCGACCGCCAACTTCGCGGAAACGGCGGCGATGAGCCATGAGCAACTGGCACGGGCGCTTCAGGCCGGTTACGACAGCGCTTCCCGCGCGCATGACGATGGCTGCGAACTGTTCATCGGCGGTGACATGGGAATCGGCAACAGCTCGTCCGCCACGGCGCTGGCCTGCGGCTACGGCTTGGGCACAGCCTCTGCGCTGGCCGGACCCGGCACCGGTCTGGGCGCGCGCGGTGTCGCACACAAGGTCTCGGTGCTCGAACGCGCACTGGCCCTGCATGGCCCGTACCTGGATTCGCCACTTGAGGTGCTGCGCCGGCTCGGCGGCTTCGAAATCGCGGCCTTGGCGGGCGCCTACCTCGGCTGTGCCCAGCTCGGTGTGCCGGTGCTGG harbors:
- the cobT gene encoding nicotinate-nucleotide--dimethylbenzimidazole phosphoribosyltransferase, with the protein product MNPIAWLRNSVRRPDTSSTAAAAARQAQLTKPPGSLGRLETLAIRLAGLQKRECPALERVWISVFAADHGIAAESVSAFPQSVTAQMIDNFARGGAAISVLARQLGAALEIVNLGTVGTPSETQGVLHRPIAPSTANFAETAAMSHEQLARALQAGYDSASRAHDDGCELFIGGDMGIGNSSSATALACGYGLGTASALAGPGTGLGARGVAHKVSVLERALALHGPYLDSPLEVLRRLGGFEIAALAGAYLGCAQLGVPVLVDGFISSAAALSACRLNPDTRDWLLFSHRSAEPGHATLLKALDAEPLLDLGMRLGEGSGAAVAMPLLRSACLLHAQMATFAEAGVAGRQA